Below is a window of Planococcus rifietoensis DNA.
CGAATGAAATTTCGGGCGGGGAAGCGCAGCGTACAGCAATCGGCCGCGCGCTCATCCACCGCCCGGCGCTCATACTTGCGGACGAACCGACCGGCAATCTCGATTCGAAAGCTTCGAAAGATGTGCTCGAGTTATTGAGCGGCTTGAGCCGTGAGGAAGGGACGACGATCATCATGGTGACGCACGACCCGATCGCAGCGAGCTATTGCGACCGTGTGCTGTTCATCAAAGACGGCGAATTCTTCAATGAAATTTACGGGGATGACCGCCGCCAAACCTTCTATCAAAAGATTCTCAACGTGTTATCTCTATTGGGAGGCTCCGTCAATGACCTTTCGCCAACTCGCCTTCCGTAACGTTTTCAGGAATTTGAGAAGCTACGCAGCCTTCCTATTGGCCAGCGTCTTTTCGGTCATGGTGTTCTTCATCTATTCGATGTTCATCTTCCACCCGTTATTCGAAGAAGAAGGGTTCCGTGTATTGGCCGTGCGCGGCATGTTCATCGCGGAAATCGTGCTGTATATTTTCACGCTGTTTTTCCTGTTCTATTCCTTAAGCGCGTTTTTACAGGCGCGAACAAAAGAATTCGGCGTCTTGATGCATCTCGGCATGAGCAAAAAGCAGCTTAATAAATTGGTGTTTTTCGAGACAATGATTCTTGGCGGCCTGTCGACAGCGGCGGGGATCGTCTTCGGTTTCGCGTTCACGAAATTCTTTTTCATGATCGGCCGTGAAATCATGCAATTGGAAGAATTGCCGCTGTATTTCTCCTGGAAGCCGTTTGTGCTGACCATCGGCGCATTTGCCAGTTTGTTCATCATCATCTCGCTCATCAGCGTGTCCTTTATCCGCACAAAACGCGTCGTCGATTTGCTGGAAGGTTTCTGGAAAACCGAAGACGAAGCGGCGTATTCTCCAGCTTTATCGGCATTCGGATTGGCGCTTTTGGGCATTGCGTATTTTTTGGCGGCGACAGTGTCCGACCGCACCGTTTACATCATGGTGTTCATCGTCCCGCCACTCGCGACGATTGGCACGTATTTGTTTTTCACGCACTCAATCCATACCTTCCTTCAATTGTATAAGAAGCGCCGCAGCATCTATTGGCATAAAACACGCCTTGTGTCGCTTGCCGAAGCGGCGGTTAAGTTAAAAGACAGCGCGCAAATGTTCTTTATCGTGACCATCGTCTCGACCGTCGCCTTCCTGACGGTCGGGACGCTTGCCTCGTTCACTTCCTACACTGCGGAGTTCCGGCAAAGCAATCCGCTCGGGTTGATCTATGTTTCTTTTGAAGGCAATGCACTCGAACAGCAGCAATTGGACCAGCTGAAGCGAGAGCTTGAACAACAGCAGCTTGCTTACACGCTCGTGCCTTTGGAAGTGAAGCGTCAGACATCGAGCGCAAGTGGCAATGACGTCGACATCATGTCCTTGACCCAGTTCAACCGACTGGCCGAAGCTCTCGGTCACGAACCGGCACGGCTTCAAGCCGGCGAAGCAATGTTTGTTCCGTTTTCACAGGAGTCACTCCGTGAACTGCAGAAAAGTTATGCGGAGACGGAACTGTTGGAAAGCGGGGTGGAGCTGACGATCGACCAGACCTACCCGCAAGTGCTGTTTCCGGCGCATACCTTGAATGCCAATACGATCATCATGAACAATGAAGATTTCGGGGAAGTCGATGAACCGTTAATGGGCTACCCACAAGGCGCATCGGATTTCCGCTATTATGCCTTCCATGTGCCGGATTGGACAGAGACCGTGGCAATCGGCGAAAACGTCCGCTACCCGATTAGCGAGGCAATGCTCAGCGGCAATTTTGCCGGCCTCAATTATTATTTTGAGAATCCGGGTTACGAATACCGCTGGTTCAAATCTTCCTTTGCGCTGCTATTGTTCATCGGCTTGATGGTGGCCGCGGTGTTCCTGCTGGCAGCCGGAAGCTTCATTTACTTTAAATTGTATACCGGGCTCGAACGCGACCGCAGGCAGTACCAGTTGATGGTGCGTCTCGGGATGACGGAGCGGGAACTTGGCAAAATCGTCAACCGCCAGCTCGTGCCGCTGTTTTTCCTGCCTTGGGCGCTCGCGCTTCTTCACAGTGCTTTTGCATTCATTTCGCTTCAAGTGGTGTGGGATGAGTTTGCAGAGCTGTCAATTTTGTCTGAGATGTCGATTGTGCTTGGCGGTTTTACGCTTATGCAGATTCTCTATTTCTTCTTGATCCGCTGGCGCTATATTGCCCATTTAAAAGCATATTGACCTAAACGAACCGCCGGAATCATTCCGGCGGTTTTTTGCTGGGGATTTTTGGCGGGCAGTTGTATTGTCTGAAGATTTATTTTATAATGAAAAAAGTAAATATGAATGAGTATTCATTCAATAGAAAGAGGGATATTCAATGAATTTGGGAGAACGTGTTCACGAAATTGCACAACAGGAAGCTGGAAGAATTGCCTATACGTTCATGGGCAAAGACACGACTTACGGTGAATTCGACCAATCGGTATCGAAATTCGCTGGTGCGTTGCAAGATCTCGGCGTGGAAAAAGGGGACCACGTCGCATTTCTTTTGAGCAACACCCCGCATTTTCTCATTTCGCTTTATGCGACGTTGCGCCTGGGCGCCACAGCTGTTCCGGTCAACCCGATCTATAGCCCAGATGAAATCGCTTACATCGTCAACAATAGCGATGCAAAAGTGGTCATCGCGCTGGACGCTTTGCTGCCGCTCGTTGAAAAAGCGCACCAGGCCTTGCCTGCAGTGGAAACATACGTCATTTGTGAGACCGACCCATCGACTGCTGAAAAAATGGCACAGCTGCCGGAAGCAGTCAAAGGAAAGGTCCGTTCATTCACACAGCTTCTTACAACTTCCAATGCATTTGGTGGAACAGCTGATATTTCACAAGATGACAACGCCGTCATTCTTTATACGTCTGGGACGACCGGCAAGCCAAAAGGCGCTATGCTGACACACGGCAATCTCTATTCCAATGCACAGGATGTTGCGGAGTATCTGCAAATCACGCCGGATGACCGCGTCGTGGCGACGTTGCCTGTGTTCCATGTGTTCGCCTTGACCGTCGTCGTCAATGCTCCGTTACTACAAGGGGCAACGATTGTCCTCGTGCCGCGCTTCACGCCGCAGGACGTTTTCGCTGCGACAAAAGCGACAAAAGCAACCGTTTTCGCCGGTGTTCCGACGATGTTCAATTTCATGTACCAACTTCCCGATGTGGATCCGTCCGATTTCGCTTCTGTACGTTTGGCGATTTCCGGCGGATCCGCGATGCCTGTCGCGTTGCTGCATAATTTCGAAGACAAATTCAATGTGCGGATCTCGGAAGGCTACGGCTTGTCTGAAGCTTCGCCTGTCACGTGTTTCAACCCAATTGATCGCGAGCGCAAAGCCGGGTCGATCGGCACATCGATCACCAATGTCGAGAACAAAGTCGTCAATGAACTCGGCGATGAAGTGCCGGTCGGGGAAGTGGGCGAGTTGATCGTTCGCGGTCCGAACGTCATGAAAGGCTATTACAAAATGCCGGAAGAAACCCAAGCAGCGATCAAGGACGATTGGCTTTATACGGGGGATCTGGCGAAAGTCGATGAGGAAGGTTATTTCTACATCGTCGACCGCAAGAAAGACATGATCATTGTCGGCGGCTATAATGTCTATCCGCGTGAAGTGGAAGAAGTATTATTCGCCCATCCGGCAATTGTCGAAGCAGCGGTGGTCGGCTTGCCGGATGCCGATTTCGGCGAGTCGGTCAATGCTTATGTGGTGTTGAAAGATGACTCGGTTTCCATCGAGGAGCTGCAAGAATATTGTGCGGAGCATTTAGCGAAATACAAGGTACCGCGACATATGGAAATTCTCAATGAATTGCCGAAAAACACGACCGGCAAAATCCTGCGCCGTTCGCTGAAAGACCAGGCTGTTAAAAAATAACCGTGCACCGCTTTCCGCTTCTGTCGGGAAGCGGTTTTTATATGTAGAAATCCGCTAGACAGGTTTTCAAAGAGCTTTCATTGAAAAGACAGACAATTATCGATATAGTGAAAGGGCAACTGTTACGACAAACGAAATATATATCCAGGAGGCTGAGCGTGTGTCGAAAAAAGCTGTTGAAATAGAAGATTTACTCGCATTAGTGTCCGTGACCGACCCGAAGGTTTCACCCGACGGGAAGCGGGCAGTATTCGTTCAAACAAAAATGGACGAAGAAGATAATACATATCATTCGCATGTGCACCATATCTCGCTGGAAACCGGCGAGTCGATTCCTTGGACTTACGGAAAAAACCGCAACAGCCAACCGGCTTGGTCAGCAGACGGCCGCCATATCGCTTTTCTATCCGACCGCAGCGACAAGAATCAAGTATACGTCCTGCCGGCAGGAGGCGGGGAAGCGCGCGCTGTGACGGATTTTGAAAAAGGGGTAAGCAGTTTCCGCTGGTCGCCTTGCAATAAGAAAATCTGGGTCAATGCGCTGGTGCAGGACGGCAAAACCTTCACGGATCGAGAACCGGAACAAGAAGAGGACAAGAAAAAGCCTGAACCTTACCGCACGACGGTCATGAAATACAAAATGGACGGCAACGGGCTGGTCAAGCAGGACTACCACCGCCAGATAGGCTCTGTGGACCTGGAAACAGGAACGGTGGAGCAGTTGACGGAAGGGGCTTATCACTTCGGCTTGGAAGCCGTTTCCCATGACGGCACGAAACTAGTGTATGGATCTGCCAAAGAAGAAATTCAGGATTTCATTTTCCGCCAGTCGCTCTACATGCGCGATCTGGAAACGGGAGAAGAAACGGCTATCATCGAACAAGACGGATACTACGGGAGCGCCGCATTTTCCTTCGACGATGCACGCTTGGCGTTTGTCGGACATTCACGTGCATACGAAAATGCCACGCAAGCCGAACTGTATGTATACGATGTGGCAAACCAAACGACGCAGTGCCTGACAGAAGGCATCGACGCACCGATCGGCGATTATGTCGTCGCTGACCATCAGCAAGGGGCGCAGGCACCAGGCGTCGTCTGGACACAAGATGACCATTTATATTTTCAAGTGTCTACAGATGGCGATGTGCGCCTGTATTTCGCTTCGCTTGACGGCGCGGTGTATCCGGCTTCCCCCGAAGATGAGCATGTCTACGGCTACGACATCGCTAGAGACGGCAGCTTTGCGCTGGCCGCGATCAGCGACCCGGTATCTCCCGGCGAGCTCTACAAACTCGCCATTTCTACAGGAGAGCGCGAGGCACTGACTTTCTGCAATTCACACTACCTAGAACAAACGGAATTGATTGCACCGGAAATCGTTTCGCATACAACGGAAGACGGCTTTGAAGTACATGGCTGGCTCATGAAGCCCCGTGGATTCGAACCGGGCGGAAAATATCCGCTCGTCGTCAATATCCACGGTGGGCCGCATGCCATGTACGCCAATACATTCGTCCATGAAATGCAGGTGCTTGCAGCAAACGGCTACGGCGTCCTGTATGTCAACCCACGAGGCAGCCACGGCTACGGCCAACGCTTTGTCGATGCCGTGCGTGGCGACTACGGCGGCGGCGACTACCGGGATATCATGGGGGCACTCGACAATGTTCTCGCAGAAAATGACTGGGTGGATACAGAGCGGCTCGGCGTGACCGGCGGCAGCTATGGCGGATTCATGACCAACTGGATCGTCTCGCATGACCAGCGCTTTAAAGCGGCTGTAACCCAGCGCTCGATCTGCAACTGGATTTCCTTTTTCGGCGTTTCAGACATCGGCTATTATTTCAGCGAATGGCAACATGGAGCCGCCATGGACAATGTCGACAAGCTGTGGGAGCATTCCCCGCTGAAATATGCGAAAGACATCCACACGCCACTGCTCATTTTGCATTCGGAAAACGACCATCGCTGCCCGATCGAGCAAGCGGAGCAATTATTCATCATCTTGAAGAGCATGCATAAGGAAACGGAGTTCGTCCGATTCCCGGAAGCCGACCATAATTTATCGCGTACCGGCAAACCGAATTTGCGTTTTGCGCGTTTGCAGGAGATTGTCGGCTGGATGAAGCGACTGTAAATATGTAAAAAAGCCAGGCGGAGCAATTGCTCCGCCTGGCTTTTTTGGTTAACGACCCTTGAATTCCGGCTTGCGTTTCTCGCCGAACGCGAGCAGCGCCTCGACGCGGTCTTCTGTCGGAATGGTGATTTCGTATGCTTTTCGTTCGATTTGAAGCCCTGTCTGCATATCAGCGTTCATACCGTTTTTGATGGCGAATTTGGCCTGCTGCAATGCGATCGGCCCGTTCGCAAGGATCGAATCCGCAAATTCGCCTGTCACTTGCGCCAAGTCATCGCCCCCAGCGAGGCGGGTGACGAGGCCGTAATCAAGCGCCTCTGGCGATTTCAAGCGGCGCGCAGTCAAAATCAGTTCCATCGCTTTCGCTTCGCCGATCAATCTCGGCAGGCGCTGCGTGCCGCCGGCGCCCGGGATGATCGCGAGGCTCGTTTCGGTCAATCCGAGCAATGTATCATCCGTCACGATGCGGAAATCACACGCTAAGGCGAGCTCCATGCCGCCGCCGAATGCGTAGCCATTGATCATGGCGATTGTCGGCTGCGGCAAGTTTTCGATGGTCGTGAACACTTCGCCGATT
It encodes the following:
- a CDS encoding FtsX-like permease family protein, coding for MTFRQLAFRNVFRNLRSYAAFLLASVFSVMVFFIYSMFIFHPLFEEEGFRVLAVRGMFIAEIVLYIFTLFFLFYSLSAFLQARTKEFGVLMHLGMSKKQLNKLVFFETMILGGLSTAAGIVFGFAFTKFFFMIGREIMQLEELPLYFSWKPFVLTIGAFASLFIIISLISVSFIRTKRVVDLLEGFWKTEDEAAYSPALSAFGLALLGIAYFLAATVSDRTVYIMVFIVPPLATIGTYLFFTHSIHTFLQLYKKRRSIYWHKTRLVSLAEAAVKLKDSAQMFFIVTIVSTVAFLTVGTLASFTSYTAEFRQSNPLGLIYVSFEGNALEQQQLDQLKRELEQQQLAYTLVPLEVKRQTSSASGNDVDIMSLTQFNRLAEALGHEPARLQAGEAMFVPFSQESLRELQKSYAETELLESGVELTIDQTYPQVLFPAHTLNANTIIMNNEDFGEVDEPLMGYPQGASDFRYYAFHVPDWTETVAIGENVRYPISEAMLSGNFAGLNYYFENPGYEYRWFKSSFALLLFIGLMVAAVFLLAAGSFIYFKLYTGLERDRRQYQLMVRLGMTERELGKIVNRQLVPLFFLPWALALLHSAFAFISLQVVWDEFAELSILSEMSIVLGGFTLMQILYFFLIRWRYIAHLKAY
- a CDS encoding fatty acid--CoA ligase family protein, whose amino-acid sequence is MNLGERVHEIAQQEAGRIAYTFMGKDTTYGEFDQSVSKFAGALQDLGVEKGDHVAFLLSNTPHFLISLYATLRLGATAVPVNPIYSPDEIAYIVNNSDAKVVIALDALLPLVEKAHQALPAVETYVICETDPSTAEKMAQLPEAVKGKVRSFTQLLTTSNAFGGTADISQDDNAVILYTSGTTGKPKGAMLTHGNLYSNAQDVAEYLQITPDDRVVATLPVFHVFALTVVVNAPLLQGATIVLVPRFTPQDVFAATKATKATVFAGVPTMFNFMYQLPDVDPSDFASVRLAISGGSAMPVALLHNFEDKFNVRISEGYGLSEASPVTCFNPIDRERKAGSIGTSITNVENKVVNELGDEVPVGEVGELIVRGPNVMKGYYKMPEETQAAIKDDWLYTGDLAKVDEEGYFYIVDRKKDMIIVGGYNVYPREVEEVLFAHPAIVEAAVVGLPDADFGESVNAYVVLKDDSVSIEELQEYCAEHLAKYKVPRHMEILNELPKNTTGKILRRSLKDQAVKK
- a CDS encoding S9 family peptidase, with the protein product MSKKAVEIEDLLALVSVTDPKVSPDGKRAVFVQTKMDEEDNTYHSHVHHISLETGESIPWTYGKNRNSQPAWSADGRHIAFLSDRSDKNQVYVLPAGGGEARAVTDFEKGVSSFRWSPCNKKIWVNALVQDGKTFTDREPEQEEDKKKPEPYRTTVMKYKMDGNGLVKQDYHRQIGSVDLETGTVEQLTEGAYHFGLEAVSHDGTKLVYGSAKEEIQDFIFRQSLYMRDLETGEETAIIEQDGYYGSAAFSFDDARLAFVGHSRAYENATQAELYVYDVANQTTQCLTEGIDAPIGDYVVADHQQGAQAPGVVWTQDDHLYFQVSTDGDVRLYFASLDGAVYPASPEDEHVYGYDIARDGSFALAAISDPVSPGELYKLAISTGEREALTFCNSHYLEQTELIAPEIVSHTTEDGFEVHGWLMKPRGFEPGGKYPLVVNIHGGPHAMYANTFVHEMQVLAANGYGVLYVNPRGSHGYGQRFVDAVRGDYGGGDYRDIMGALDNVLAENDWVDTERLGVTGGSYGGFMTNWIVSHDQRFKAAVTQRSICNWISFFGVSDIGYYFSEWQHGAAMDNVDKLWEHSPLKYAKDIHTPLLILHSENDHRCPIEQAEQLFIILKSMHKETEFVRFPEADHNLSRTGKPNLRFARLQEIVGWMKRL
- a CDS encoding enoyl-CoA hydratase-related protein, with the translated sequence MDTIHYEQKGNLAFITLNRPDAMNAFNYDMLAELGQVAEAIRINPDIRVVVFTGAGDKAFSVGADLKERKTLTQEQVKRNIYKIGEVFTTIENLPQPTIAMINGYAFGGGMELALACDFRIVTDDTLLGLTETSLAIIPGAGGTQRLPRLIGEAKAMELILTARRLKSPEALDYGLVTRLAGGDDLAQVTGEFADSILANGPIALQQAKFAIKNGMNADMQTGLQIERKAYEITIPTEDRVEALLAFGEKRKPEFKGR